In one Zobellia galactanivorans genomic region, the following are encoded:
- a CDS encoding Crp/Fnr family transcriptional regulator — MTNYIELANFIQKNIHIEDDDLKTVLSYFKSIKKSKNEILLSHGKHSQVSYFVKKGCLRLFYIDEEGKDVTRYIAFENQFATELVSFITNEPAQESIQVIENSELLYITHEDFRHLITLVPKWKDFYSIYLEKAYVNNAKRLISFTTLDASERYKQLFKINPNIVKRLPNKIVASYINISQETLSRIKSKI, encoded by the coding sequence ATGACAAATTATATTGAGCTCGCGAATTTCATACAAAAGAACATTCATATAGAAGATGACGATTTAAAAACCGTGCTATCTTATTTTAAAAGCATCAAAAAAAGTAAAAATGAAATTTTACTTTCACACGGTAAACATAGTCAGGTGAGCTATTTCGTGAAAAAAGGTTGCCTAAGGCTATTTTACATAGATGAGGAAGGCAAAGACGTCACCCGTTACATTGCATTTGAAAATCAATTCGCTACAGAACTGGTTAGTTTTATAACGAATGAACCCGCACAAGAAAGCATTCAAGTCATCGAAAACAGTGAGCTTTTATATATCACCCACGAAGACTTTAGACATCTGATCACCCTTGTTCCCAAATGGAAGGACTTTTACAGTATCTATTTGGAAAAGGCGTATGTAAACAACGCTAAAAGATTAATTTCATTTACTACCCTAGATGCATCAGAGCGATACAAACAATTATTTAAAATAAATCCGAACATTGTCAAGCGTTTACCGAACAAGATTGTAGCTTCTTATATTAACATCTCACAAGAAACTTTGAGTCGAATAAAGTCCAAAATTTGA